ATGTCCAATGTGTAACTGCCCTGTTGGCCTATCTCCTGTTAAAATCTTTTTTTTACCTCGTTAGACATATTCGTATTTCCGTTTCATCTCTATTTCTATCATTCCTATAATATCTTATTAATTAATCCACCAGTCATAAAATATCCTAATGGCAAGACGACATATCTAACAATAAAGCCAAACATCCCAGAAAAAACGAATAGCATTATCAAAATAAATCCAAACCGCTCAAATTTTAAGTAAGCCATCATCTGTCTGTGCGGCAGAACTGACATTAACACTTTCGAACCATCCAACGGAGGTATTGGGATAAGATTAAACACCCCCAAAAGAATATTTATCAGCACGCCATACATACACAGCATAGTAAAAGCCGGCAGTATTCCCGCAATCCCTAATCTTATAAGAAGTGCAAAAAAAATAGCTGCTATGAAATTCGACACACATCCGGCAAGAGACACGAGAATCATGTCTCTTTTAGGGTGCCTGAAATTATTAGGATTAATGGGAACTGGTTTTGCCCCTCCAAATATAAACCCTGACATCTGATATATTAAAAAAGGAACTATTATCGTCATAAATAGATCTATGTGGGGCAGGGGATTAAGCGTAAGTCTTCCCATATCTCGGGCAGTAGGATCTCCGCACTTATAGGCAACCCAGCCATGGGCAACCTCGTGTGTTATAACTGCAAAAAGCAAAACAAAAATTAATAATAGAATTGCAGGATTCAATATTTTTAACACTCACATTTCAATAAAAGAAATTATATCATATTTTAATGATATAAGACAATGGGAAGTTTTATTGGTAATGTAAAATATTTTATGCAAAAGTAATTGAGATAGGAAAAAGAAAGGGCTATCCTCTCTCCTAAGAAAAAAACA
This genomic stretch from bacterium harbors:
- a CDS encoding site-2 protease family protein; this encodes MLNPAILLLIFVLLFAVITHEVAHGWVAYKCGDPTARDMGRLTLNPLPHIDLFMTIIVPFLIYQMSGFIFGGAKPVPINPNNFRHPKRDMILVSLAGCVSNFIAAIFFALLIRLGIAGILPAFTMLCMYGVLINILLGVFNLIPIPPLDGSKVLMSVLPHRQMMAYLKFERFGFILIMLFVFSGMFGFIVRYVVLPLGYFMTGGLINKIL